A window from Brachionichthys hirsutus isolate HB-005 chromosome 4, CSIRO-AGI_Bhir_v1, whole genome shotgun sequence encodes these proteins:
- the LOC137892902 gene encoding bifunctional methylenetetrahydrofolate dehydrogenase/cyclohydrolase 2, mitochondrial-like has product MAASVSPLRSSFRICSPLRLQHGGCRAKLRSQRRHLHQSAARHAAVVMSGAELARQLHREIQRDVEQLVAQGHMRPHLGVILVGDNPASRTYVRNKTRAASILGISSDTMVRPSSVSQEELLVLIDKLNRDWRVSGLLVQLPLPEHINERAVCNAIAPEKDVDGFHIVNIGKLCLDQRSMVPATPAAVWEIIKRARIETVGKNVLVAGRSKNVGMPIAMLLHTDRNHERPGGDATVTIAHRCTPREQLKALTNLADIIIAAAGVPGLITADMVKEGSAVIDVGINRIRDPETGKLRLIGDVDFEGVKEKAGFITPVPGGVGPMTVAMLMKNTVTAARNALMH; this is encoded by the exons atgGCGGCCTCCGTTTCACCGCTCCGCTCCTCCTTCAGGATCTGCAGCCCGCTGCGGCTGCAGCACGGCGGCTGCCGCGCCAAGCTGCGGAGCCAGCGGAGACATCTGCACCAGTCTGCGGCCAG GCATGCCGCGGTGGTGATGTCGGGGGCAGAGTTGGCTCGTCAGCTCCACAGAGAAATCCAGCGTGATGTGGAGCAGCTGGTTGCTCAGGGCCACATGAGACCACACCTAGGAGTGATCTTAGTTGGGGACAACCCGGCTAGCCGTACCTACGTTAGGAACAAGACCCGGGCAGCCAGCATACTGG GTATTTCCAGTGACACGATGGTCAGGCCCAGCTCAGTCTCCCAGGAAGAGCTGTTGGTGCTGATCGACAAGTTGAACCGTGACTGGAGAGTCAGCGGCCTGTTGGTGCAGCTGCCGCTTCCTG agcACATAAACGAGCGAGCGGTATGTAACGCCATCGCTCCAGAGAAGGATGTGGACGGCTTCCATATTGTGAATATTGGTAAACTGTGTCTAGACCAGAGATCCATGGTTCCTGCCACACCTGCAGCCGTCTGGGAGATCATCAAAAGAGCAC GGATTGAGACAGTGGGAAAGAACGTGCTGGTCGCCGGTCGCTCCAAAAATGTTGGAATGCCCATTGCAATGTTGCTGCACACTGATCGCAACCATGAACGCCCCGGTG GTGACGCCACAGTGACTATTGCCCACAGATGCACACCGAGGGAACAACTGAAGGCGTTGACCAACCTGGCTGACATCATTATTGCAGCAGCAG GCGTTCCTGGGCTGATCACAGCAGATATGGTGAAAGAGGGCTCAGCGGTTATTGACGTGGGAATAAACCGCATACGGGACCCCGAAACGGGAAAACTCAGACTTATCGGGGACGTGGACTTTGAGG GAGTGAAGGAGAAGGCGGGTTTCATCACACCTGTTCCTGGAGGCGTGGGCCCGATGACAGTCGCCATGCTCATGAAGAACACTGTGACCGCTGCAAGAAATGCCCTGATGCATTAA
- the epgn gene encoding epigen has product MLTQRPKRLENILSAVLLLLTAAGRSPTLADNLQTAAPPESNLTQKVNRTMKEPLVLGSHKSCGNEHANFCENGGQCMYPQDNDKPSCICTSSYSGARCHFLSISKTRSPAELEKLIAISFGVVMFIVFLAIVIYCFAYMRCAKSKQLIKSIPSESFV; this is encoded by the exons ATGTTGACACAAAGACCGAAACGCCTGGAGAACA TCCTCTCGGCTGTCCTTCTACTCCTGACCGCAGCAGGACGATCGCCGACGCTAGCCGATAACCTGCAGACCGCAGCACCTCCCGAGTCAAACTTGACCCAGAAAGTCAACA GAACTATGAAGGAACCTCTGGTCCTGGGCTCACACAAATCATGCGGAAATGAACACGCAAACTTCTGTGAAAATGGTGGGCAGTGCATGTATCCCCAAGACAACGACAAACCGTCGTGCAT CTGCACATCCTCATACAGCGGGGCTCGCTGCCATTTCCTAAGCATCTCTAAAACCAGAAGTCCAGCCGAGTTGGAGAAACTGATTGCCATCAGTTTCGGGGTGGTCATGTTCATCGTTTTCCTGGCCATCGTGATTTACTGCTTTGCTTACATGAG gtGTGCAAAATCAAAACAGCTCATCAAATCTATACCATCAGAGTCCTTCGTGTGA
- the LOC137893289 gene encoding proepiregulin-like, producing the protein MKPNRNTSALLSLIGVMLLWPCALTKSFSSSTSPSTVQGEGSPRVVKRSTQSCDSTYDNYCLNHGQCMLLVDIDEHHCKCEGGFYGPRCSNMELVFQPMREEQIIIIIFCVCLLIVGLSGTLYFCCKWYKKRSSHQQKMQGYKEVLTKCRKQANTESFTENVPVT; encoded by the exons aTGAAGCCGAACAGAAACACTTCAGCTCTCCTCTCACTCATCG GCGTCATGCTGCTCTGGCCTTGTGCACTCACCAAGAGTTTCTCGTCCAGTACCTCTCCATCTACAG TGCAGGGAGAAGGGAGCCCTCGTGTGGTGAAACGCTCCACACAGAGTTGTGACAGCACGTATGACAACTACTGCCTGAACCACGGACAGTGCATGCTGCTGGTGGACATCGACGAACACCACTGCAA GTGTGAGGGGGGCTTCTACGGCCCCAGGTGTAGCAACATGGAGCTGGTCTTTCAGCCAATGAGAGAGGaacagatcatcatcatcattttctgtgtgtgtctgctgattgtGGGACTGTCAGGAACGCTGTACTTCTGCTGCAAATG GTATAAGAAACGATCGTCACATCAACAGAAGATGCAGGGCTACAAAGAAGTCCTGACTAAGTGCCGCAAGCAAGCAAACACAGAATCCTTCACTGAAAATGTCCCTGTTACGTAA
- the areg gene encoding proheparin-binding EGF-like growth factor, which produces MNLLVLTCLLCFVVCGTFGTQGSGASFSSELAVVTRGPTSGEGLQGSLSTDDELETDEELSGGDTKNVSFHDSSPSRDERKKKKGKGKKRNKQRSKSSTPLNPEHTIFTNGYTSTLSTTEDPCNSTYLGYCIHGYCKYIEGLQEPVCICLKGYNGERCEIQTLEVTKTREDQGSSTQLVQMVLVVIAVVLSVISCTAILLLICAHYRSHKNFLASYLGTGTEQEKLQNPIRDVVV; this is translated from the exons ATGAACCTTCtcgtcctcacctgtctcctgtGCTTTG TCGTCTGTGGTACTTTTGGTACTCAGGGATCTGGGGCTTCGTTCTCCAGTGAACTAGCTGTGGTGACTCGGGGCCCGACCTCCGGCGAGGGCCTCCAGGGGTCACTGAGTACTGATGATGAGCTAGAAACAGATGAGGAGCTGTCAGGAGGAGACACCAAAAACGTCAGTTTTCATG ATTCATCTCCCAGCAgggatgagaggaagaaaaagaaaggcaaAGGCAAGAAGAGGAACAAACAGAGGAGTAAAAGCAGCACTCCTTTAAACCCGGAGCACACGATCTTCACCAATGGGTACACATCGACTCTCAGCACCACAGAGGATCCCTGCAACTCCACCTACCTGGGCTACTGCATTCATGGTTACTGCAAATACATAGAGGGCCTGCAGGAGCCAGTGTGCAT ATGCTTGAAGGGTTACAATGGAGAGCGCTGTGAGATCCAGACTCTGGAGGTGACGAAGACCCGGGAGGATCAGGGCAGCAGCACTCAGCTGGTGCAGATGGTCTTAGTGGTCATTGCTGTTGTCCTGTCAGTCATCAGCTGCACTGCCATCCTGCTGCTGATCTGTGCTCA TTACAGATCTCATAAAAACTTCCTGGCGTCCTACCTGGGAACTgggacagagcaggagaagcTACAGAATCCCATCCGTGACGTTGTGGTATGA
- the LOC137918101 gene encoding granzyme A-like, translated as MFGPKGFILPAPCVILLLLFLIWPGHGSEIIGGKPVEPHSLRYMALVKKPGMCGGTLIDPMWVLTAAHCAGQSSIKEVFLGVHSIKADEKDSRQVVGVQRNYPHPCYDAVEKVNDLMLLKLKKKVKETDTVKCLRLGSTVKEPEPGTKCLVAGWGKTSYVAKQGSDILMSVNVTVISRQTCNSPEYYNFKPIITNSMLCAGSDGKKKADTCQGDSGGPLLCNRALVGVTSFGHKCGLPKKPGVYSLLTDKQLMWIKSTMKISIQ; from the exons ATGTTTGGCCCAAAGGGTTTCATCCTCCCTGCACCGTGTGtgatccttctcctcctcttcctcatctggcCTG GTCATGGCTCTGAGATTATTGGTGGGAAACCAGTGGAGCCCCACTCGCTGCGTTACATGGCTCTGGTGAAGAAACCtggaatgtgtggaggaacactGATCGATCCAATGTGGGTCCTGACTGCAGCCCACTGTGCTGG CCAGTCCAGCATTAAAGAAGTTTTCCTCGGGGTTCACTCCATAAAAGCAGACGAAAAAGATTCCCGGCAGGTTGTCGGAGTTCAGCGTAATTATCCACATCCCTGCTATGATGCAGTAGAAAAGGTCAATGACCTGATGTTGCTCAAG cttaaaaaaaaagtgaaagaaacTGACACAGTGAAATGTCTCCGGTTGGGTAGCACCGTCAAAGAACCAGAGCCTGGCACCAAGTGTCTGGTGGCTGGATGGGGGAAAACAAGTTACGTTGCTAAGCAAGGGTCAGATATCCTCATGTCAGTCAACGTGACTGTGAtcagcagacagacatgcaACTCTCCAGAATATTACAACTTTAAGCCCATCATCACCAACAGCATGTTATGTGCTGGTTCAGATGGCAAGAAAAAGGCCGATACCTGCCAg GGTGACTCGGGAGGACCACTGCTGTGCAATAGAGCCCTAGTTGGAGTCACGTCTTTCGGGCACAAATGTGGCCTGCCTAAAAAGCCTGGCGTGTACTCTCTTCTGACGGACAAACAACTCATGTGGATCAAAAGCACAATGAAGATTTCAATTCaatga